Proteins from a genomic interval of Candidatus Omnitrophota bacterium:
- a CDS encoding Gfo/Idh/MocA family oxidoreductase, with the protein MKSNRRIFLKTAAAGTWAMTTIPYGYAAERKINMGVIGCGWYGMVDARAAVKARDMMKAGDVEIAALCDVDSEHLKNSADEIEKLQGKRPTAFKNYQDLLALKELDALILAPPPHWHALPFIAACERGLDIYCEKPLAYDLREGRAMAVAAQKCGRVIQIGFQRRQSGAIDAAKKFIQSGGAGKINQAEAQIHYNAGVKDEDLIVQDPPASLDWDLWSGPAPKLPYRPQIGHFKWRLEKTTGHGHLVDWGIHLIDAARLILEETAPKRITASGGLYYYKDKITTPDTLTVCFEFERCPLVWRHRIWGAEEYDPNVSNGIFFYGDLATVFVSDDKWIVIPKGKNKERREEKIQTDAGLNHMMDFLHAVRNRKQPSCLISDAFHSTASVQLAMIAFETQSSVVWNEKTEQIEGNEKADALLKREYRAPWKHPFTG; encoded by the coding sequence ATGAAAAGCAATCGACGTATTTTCTTAAAGACGGCGGCTGCAGGAACCTGGGCTATGACAACGATTCCTTATGGATACGCCGCCGAGCGAAAAATAAATATGGGCGTCATTGGATGCGGCTGGTACGGCATGGTCGACGCGCGGGCGGCGGTGAAAGCGCGCGATATGATGAAAGCGGGAGACGTCGAAATCGCCGCCCTATGCGACGTCGATTCCGAGCATCTTAAAAACAGCGCCGATGAAATAGAAAAGTTACAAGGCAAGCGCCCTACTGCTTTTAAAAATTACCAAGACCTTCTGGCTCTAAAAGAATTGGATGCGTTGATTCTCGCCCCGCCGCCCCATTGGCACGCCCTACCGTTTATAGCCGCATGCGAACGAGGCTTGGATATCTACTGCGAGAAGCCATTGGCTTACGATTTGCGCGAAGGCCGGGCCATGGCCGTTGCAGCGCAAAAATGCGGCCGCGTCATCCAGATCGGTTTTCAACGCCGCCAAAGCGGAGCGATCGACGCAGCCAAGAAATTCATTCAATCCGGCGGAGCGGGGAAAATTAATCAAGCGGAAGCGCAGATTCATTATAACGCTGGCGTCAAGGATGAAGACTTGATAGTACAAGACCCCCCCGCGTCTCTCGATTGGGATTTGTGGAGCGGTCCCGCGCCCAAATTGCCCTATCGGCCTCAAATCGGTCATTTTAAATGGCGTTTGGAAAAAACGACGGGACATGGCCATCTCGTGGATTGGGGGATTCATCTCATCGACGCCGCGCGCCTGATTTTGGAGGAAACGGCGCCCAAGCGCATCACAGCTTCCGGCGGTTTGTATTATTACAAAGACAAAATAACCACGCCGGATACGCTAACAGTCTGTTTCGAGTTCGAACGCTGCCCTCTCGTCTGGCGTCATCGCATCTGGGGGGCCGAGGAATACGATCCGAACGTCAGCAATGGAATCTTCTTTTATGGAGATTTGGCGACGGTATTCGTTTCGGACGACAAATGGATCGTTATTCCCAAAGGCAAAAATAAAGAACGGCGGGAAGAAAAAATCCAAACCGACGCCGGTCTCAACCACATGATGGATTTTCTCCATGCCGTCCGCAATCGAAAGCAGCCCAGCTGCCTGATTTCAGACGCATTCCATTCGACAGCCTCCGTCCAACTCGCCATGATCGCTTTCGAAACGCAATCGTCCGTGGTTTGGAACGAAAAAACGGAACAGATCGAAGGAAACGAAAAAGCGGACGCGTTGTTAAAACGCGAATATCGAGCCCCTTGGAAACATCCCTTCACGGGATAA
- a CDS encoding response regulator: MRALIVDDSRLARNVLISVVFKAGITQADQATDGIEAVEMASRNNYDIIFMDWNMPNMKGIDAVKAIRELDKKTPIMMVTALADPAQINEALKAGVNNYLLKPFKPEKAAAKIEETLALFSQTKKAEIA; encoded by the coding sequence ATGCGAGCTTTAATCGTCGACGATTCCAGATTAGCTCGAAACGTTCTCATCTCTGTTGTATTTAAAGCGGGCATTACTCAGGCCGATCAAGCCACGGATGGAATTGAAGCCGTGGAAATGGCGTCCCGCAACAATTACGACATTATCTTTATGGATTGGAATATGCCGAACATGAAAGGAATCGACGCCGTAAAAGCCATTCGGGAATTGGACAAAAAGACTCCCATCATGATGGTAACGGCGTTAGCCGATCCAGCCCAAATCAATGAAGCGCTCAAGGCGGGAGTCAACAATTACTTGTTGAAGCCTTTTAAGCCGGAAAAAGCCGCCGCCAAGATCGAAGAGACGCTCGCGCTCTTCAGCCAAACGAAAAAGGCGGAGATCGCCTAA